A DNA window from Heterodontus francisci isolate sHetFra1 chromosome 49, sHetFra1.hap1, whole genome shotgun sequence contains the following coding sequences:
- the LOC137358338 gene encoding probable G-protein coupled receptor 139 yields MTIVILYRGKCGLSKCVTRYLVTMAVMDLLVVFLDLILRHIPIVYREHFRFMNCIRVCNIHAVLLYAITDCSVWATVTFTFDRFVAISCQKLKRKYCTERIVAVVLGTVIVLCCLSNIFWYFVFKNYYPFINFPWFCFMPIVVMRSFFWLIVISIHHLLNPALPFILILLLNVFTVRNILVSSRARRRLRGKSIGDRPKDPEMESRRKSIILLFVISWNFILLWAVFALHSIWYQMFVFGYDEIWPPDTLNQLGSMLQQLSCCTNTFIDAVMQTKIREQMKDVVKYPFKLIVKVIKM; encoded by the coding sequence atgacgattgtgatcctgtatcgaggaaagtgtggtctttccaaatgtgtcactcgctacctggtgaccatggcagtgaTGGATTTACTGGTTGTTTTCCTCGACCTGATATTAAGGCACATtccaattgtttatcgggaacatttTCGTTTCATGAATTGCATccgtgtgtgtaatatccacgccgtcttgCTTTATGCCATTACTGACTGTTCTGTCTGggccactgtcactttcacctttgatcgttttGTAGCCATTTCTTGCCAGaaactgaagagaaaatattgtactgagagaatagtggctgtggttctgggaacagtgattgtACTGTGTTGTTTAagcaacattttctggtattttgtgTTCAAAAATTACTATCCATTTAtcaatttcccctggttttgttttATGCCAATTGTTGTTATGAGATCTTTCTTCTGGTTAATAGTGATATCCATTCATCATCTTCTAAACCCCGCTCTCCCATTTAttttgattctgctgctcaatgtttTCACTGTCAGGAACATTTTAGTGAGTAGcagagctcgcaggagactccgggggaAAAGCATTGGGGACCGtcccaaagacccagagatggagagtcgaaggaaatccattattttattgtttgTTATCTCGTGgaatttcatattgttatgggcaGTGTTTGCATTGCATTCAATATGGTACCAAATGTTTGTTTTTGGCTATGATGAAATATGGCCACCTGATACATTAAACCAACTAGGGTCCATGCTACAAcagctgagttgctgcacaaatacttttATTGATGCCGTGATGCAAACTAAGATCAGGGAGCAGATGAAGGATGTGGTCAAGTATCCCTTTAAACTAATTGTTAAAGTCATTAAAATGTGA